One region of Carassius gibelio isolate Cgi1373 ecotype wild population from Czech Republic chromosome A1, carGib1.2-hapl.c, whole genome shotgun sequence genomic DNA includes:
- the LOC127984004 gene encoding uncharacterized protein LOC127984004: MSQSSSSSDENGNTTKDARSHSAGPTTIPPTPDVAPEPQASSRGRTPARTALRSPRRRGQSSPPPARLPPSSPASSYRSAVPTIPPIGKWTVAGLREALGNSDIQASRKMNKAELYDLYVSLQSTPKTTHRQSKARRAQNSPAQLPPSCSRTGSGSLRPSSRRNRSSASLGRAPDSAMAGPHPPPDEAQPSTTVSAATVPHAARPSSPPTATQFHNPAIHNPFSFQWPTAPVGDTSARPSLLPAQTQGYQQFYPPGYNPAHFQWPAAPVAQTSAGPPPLAVQAHASNYYAPCSSYPPTNFPFQTTAGHLSVRPPPTFAAPDHTLPSSLIQNKSPYSLFTATPMPVPSNAVVMEPPPVSQSIRAQILSEIQDAGSRGGSIPNSSTSLFRTNIPVTHPLKPLLDASLDTILKAVSPRTLQSYITAWRCFKTFHVSYNMPFPDFSLLSVTSFITYLNSIKGLQVGSIKGYLSGIQFFHKLMYGAPSPEINNSQTSLLIKGIQRSQPSRTDARQPITLDILTKCIRALRTGYQPISTARTLDAMFVLAFFGFLRCSELAITSNFDPKIHPTISDLSVIDGESISYLIKQSKTDQTKKGHFIYIFNLPSPIQPYQSVLAYSQWRSSQAKSPLEPLFIDESKKPVTRFWFQKHLKAVLQQSGIPVKNFSSHSFRIGAATSAAQKGLSQQQIQALGRWSSDAFHSFTDSTLKKCICKSNATSSYPTT, from the exons ATGTCACAATCGAGCTCTTCATCTGATGAGAACGGAAACACCACCAAGGATGCACGTTCACATTCCGCCGGTCCAACGACCATCCCTCCAACGCCGGACGTCGCACCTGAGCCCCAGGCTTCTTCACGCGGCCGCACACCGGCCCGAACAGCCCTACGCTCACCAAGACGTCGAGGCCAGTCTTCACCGCCCCCGGCAAGGCTTCCACCTTCTTCCCCGGCCTCCTCCTACCGCTCGGCCGTCCCGACGATCCCACCTATCGGGAAGTGGACCGTAGCTGGATTGAGGGAAGCGCTCGGCAACTCAGACATACAGGCTTCGCGAAAAATGAACAAAGCGGAGCTGTATGATCTGTACGTTTCCCTACAGTCGACTCCAAAAACGACCCACAGGCAGAGCAAAGCCCGCAGGGCCCAAAATTCGCCTGCCCAGCTACCACCGTCGTGTTCCCGCACAGGATCCGGCTCGCTTCGCCCATCGAGCCGCAGAAACCGGTCTTCAGCGAGCCTAGGCCGCGCCCCAGATTCCGCCATGGCAGGTCCACACCCACCTCCCGATGAGGCCCAGCCCTCCACCACGGTTTCTGCTGCCACAGTGCCGCATGCAGCCAGGCCCAGCAGCCCCCCCACAGCCACTCAGTTTCATAATCCTGCTATACATAACCCTTTTTCTTTTCAGTGGCCTACAGCCCCCGTTGGAGACACTAGCGCGAGGCCATCGCTGCTACCAGCACAGACCCAAGGATACCAACAATTCTACCCACCAGGTTATAACCCCGCCCACTTCCAGTGGCCTGCGGCTCCAGTAGCTCAAACAAGCGCAGGCCCGCCTCCGCTTGCAGTTCAAGCCCACGCTTCAAATTATTATGCTCCCTGTTCGTCATACCCTCCAACTAACTTTCCTTTTCAAACCACAGCAGGTCATCTAAGCGTGAGGCCGCCGCCGACATTCGCAGCCCCGGATCATACCCTTCCTAGCTCTCTCATACAAAATAAATCACCTTATTCTCTCTTCACAGCGACTCCGATGCCCGTGCCATCCAACGCAGTCGTCATGGAACCACCACCGGTATCCCAAAGCATCCGAGCACAGATCTTATCAG aaattcaggacgctGGCTCCAGAGGCGGATCAATTCCCAACTCCAGTACCTCGCTATTCAGAACTAATATTCCCGTAACCCACCCGTTAAAACCCCTGCTTGACGCATCGCTCGACACTATCCTCAAAGCAGTTTCTCCCAGAACCCTCCAATCCTACATAACGGCTTGGAGATGTTTCAAAACATTCCACGTCTCTTATAACATGCCTTTCCCTGATTTCTCTCTTCTTTCAGTCACCTCTTTTATTACCTACCTTAATAGCATTAAGGGCCTCCAAGTCGGGTCCATCAAAGGATACTTGAGCGGCATCCAGTTTTTCCATAAATTGATGTACGGCGCTCCTTCCCCCGAGATAAACAACTCACAAACCTCCCTCCTGATCAAAGGGATTCAAAGATCCCAGCCCAGCCGTACCGACGCTAGACAACCTATAACGTTAGACATTCTCACCAAATGCATTCGCGCCCTCCGCACAGGCTACCAGCCCATCAGTACCGCTCGCACACTTGACGCTATGTTTGTCCTAGCCTTTTTTGGTTTTCTCAGATGTTCGGAACTCGCCATCACGTCCAACTTCGACCCAAAAATCCACCCCACCATCTCAGACTTATCAGTAATAGATGGGGAATCAATTTCATATTTGATTAAACAAAGTAAGACCGACCAAACCAAAAAAGgccatttcatatacatttttaatctccCATCGCCAATCCAACCATACCAGTCAGTTCTGGCATATTCGcaatggagaagctctcaggccaAATCTCCTCTGGAACCCCTATTCATAGACGAATCCAAAAAACCTGTGACTCGTTTTTGGTTCCAGAAACACCTCAAAGCCGTTCTCCAACAGTCAGGCATTCCAGTAAAGAATTTTTCAAGTCACTCATTCCGTATTGGGGCAGCAACTTCAGCAGCCCAAAAAGGCCTCTCCCAACAGCAGATACAAGCCCTTGGGAGATGGTCCTCAGATGCTTTCCATAGCTTTACCGATTCCACATTAAAAAA